The genomic window AAACATAAATACAAAATTACAGAAATAACAAAATTCAATGAAAAAATCAATTTCTTCAAAAAGCTTATTATAAACACCAAACTAATACTAAAAAACATCATAAATAAAATAAACATAAAAAAAATAGCAAAAGAATTCGAGAAAAAAATATTAAAAGAACATTTATTCTCAGAAAATTTAGAAAATTTAGTTGATGAATTTGTAGGAAACAAAGAGTTAAGCAAAGAAATTATTGAAAAATACAAGTTAATGAATGAAATTCAATCAGAAATTGTAAAAATAAATAATGCAATAAAACATAAAAATATAAAAGACAACATTAATATTAGGAATAAAGTAGAACGCGCTATTAATGTTGCTCAAATAAATAAAGAATTGATTTTAAAAAAAATTGCCGAAGAATTTTTTGAAATGTCAAAGACAGAAAAGGGATTAAATAAAAACGGAACAATTAATTCATTATTAGAAACAATCAAAAATATAAATCAACAAATATCCAAATTGAACGACGCTCTAATAAAAGCAATAAAAATAGAGGAAATCGCAAAAGTGCGAACAAAAATGCAACAACTCATAAAAAATAAAGAATCAATTGAGACCAAATTAAACGAACTAAATTCAAAAATAGAAACCATACAAAACGAAATCGATGAACTTGACAATCAATAAAAAATCAATATAATGATTTAAGGTATTTCAAGCTTTAATTGGCATAAAAGGTATTTAATCACTCTTAAAGACCTTTTAAGCTTGTCTTTACTTATGGGGCCTATAGCTCAGTTGGTTAGAGCACCCGACTCATAATCGGGCGGTCCCAGGTTCAAGTCCTGGTGGGCCCAAACTATTTTAATTTAAAAAATAAATTAGAATTTTTGCCCATATAATAGAATCCTATATAAACATCCAAATTATCATCATCCAGATCAATATTCGTTAAGTCATCAATCTTAACAATTGAATATAAAAAACCAATTTCATCTTTAGGGGTTTTAATTAAATAAAAATTATTACCACCAATCTCATTTAACTTAACCATGTCTTTAGACTTATACATATAATCATGAATTAAGGTCAATTCCTCTTCTGACAAACTTAAATTTATGACAATATCCTTACTATATACCCTCATTCCAGAATCAACAAGATGAACTTGTGCCACAAAATCGTTAAAAGTCTTATCAGCAATATTAAACCTTAAATCCTTACAATAAAGAACATCTCCCCCAAGCACAGAACCTATGAAAGAAGAAGTATGTTTATCCCTAACTACTTCAATAAACTCCTTACTATCCATATTCTCAATAACAAATTTGATCACATCACTAGGATTTAAAACTTTAACTGCAAAATCAAAAGTCATAAAATAATCAAGCTTATTCTTAGTAAAATAATAATTAATTACATAATCAATTTCCCTTATATCAGGATAGTTCATCTCACAAGAACAGAAAACAATAAAAAATAATAACAATATGTTATTCTTTAACTCTCTCAGCATATTCTTTAGTTTCAGAATTAACTAAAATTTTATCTCCAACATTAATAAAAAGAGGTGCTTTTACGACCAAGCCCGTATGAAGTGTAACATTCTTCATCGCATTAGTTACAGTATCACCTTTAACAGCAGCCTCAGCAGCTACAACTTCAAATGCGACTTTTGGGGGCAATTTAAGGTCAATAACTTCATTATCCCATTTAACAAGGGAATAAACCTCAGCTTCTTGAAAAAATAGAACCTTATCCTCAATGTTTGGGACCTCTCTTAAGTTAACATTAAATTGATCATAAGTTTCTAAATCCATAAAAATAAGATTCTCACTATCTCTATAAAGATACTGAGAACTAACTTCTAACACTTCAATTTCCTCTACTGTATCAGCACCCTTTAAAGTCTCCTTAACAACAGACTTATTTTTAAGATTTTTAAGCTTTAATCTTACAATGGCACCTCCTCTACCCATTTTTGAAAATTCCCGCTCAAGAACAATATGCGGCATGCCTTTAAAAAGCAAAAAAGAACCTTTTTCAATCTCTCCCGATTTAATTGTACCCATCTAATACCTCAAATTTTTAATGTGCATAATAACTTATATCAAAAAATCAAAATATTTACTATTCATTGACTTATCTAGGATTAATGATATTATATATAGTTGTAAAAGGAGTTAATTTAATGCAAGCTATCAAAATACTCTTTGCTATTTCACTAGCTTTTCTATTTATCAACTGTACAAACAAAGGCAAAGAAAATGTCATTGCAATTGGCGGATCTACTTCAACAACCTCTATTATGGACGAGATGATCCTACGATATCAAAAAATAAATGATCAAATTAAAGTAACTTATGATGCCCAAGGCAGCAGTGTTGGTATTAAAGGATTATTTGATGGTATTTATAAAATGGCAATTTCTTCAAGAAACGCAACTGAGGAAGAAATAGCTCAGGGAGCAAAAATCACGGTCATTGCTTATGACGCTTTAATATTCATTACAAGTCCTGACGTCAAGATCACAAATATTGCAGAAGAAGATTTAGTAAAAATACTTAACGGAAGTATTAGAAATTGGAAACAAGTCGGTGGACCTGATGCTAAAATTAACTTCATAAACCGAGATTCATCATCAGGCTCTTACTCATCTATTACAGAACTAGTTCTTGAAAAAATATTAAAAAATCCCGAAGAAGCTCAATTTAGAAAGGATAGTATTGTGGTAAAATCCAATGGTGAATCAATTGAAAAGATAAGCCTCACGCCCCACTCGATTGGTTACATTAGTTTTGGATATGCAAGAGGTGCAATAGAAAAAGGTCTACATACACTCTCAATAAACAGCATATATCCTACAAAAGAAACAATAATAAAGGATAAATATAATATAAAGAGAAGACTAATAGCAATCACAAGCAGTATTTCTGAGAATCAGAACACACTTGATTTTATCAACTTTATGCTAAGTCCAAATGGACAAGACATTGTTGAAGAACAAGGGTTCATAAAAGTTCATACAACTGAAAATAACTAAAATTGTGACAAACTTGACTAATAAGTTAATTTAAATATAAACTTAGCAAAGTTCGATTTCTATAGGGGAACTCTTTTAAAGAATGAAATTAACTTTAAATACAAAAAGAAATACTGTTAGATTGGCTTTCAACTGTTTTATTTTTATATCCACAACAATTAGTACTTTGACAATATTATTATTAATCTTATTTATAATTAAAAATGGACTAGCACCTTTTCTTCATAATAGAATTAAAATTTTAAATTTCCTATTTAGTACAAACTGGGATCCTACTAGTAAGTTACAAAAATCTTACGGAATTTTATCTTTCATTATCAATTCAGCTTTAACCACATTTTTCTCTGTCCTCATTGCATTACCAATTGGACTTGGATTTGCAATCTACCTGTCTGAGAGAACCAAAGGAATTTACCAAAAAACATTACAAACCATAATAGAACTCCTAGCAGGAATCCCAAGCGTAGTATATGGATTTTTTGGAAGTACATTTATAGCCACACTTGTAAAGAACACTTTTAGAAGAGAAGATAATTTAGGACATAATCTAATAACCTCAGTCATAGTTTTAAGCATAATGATACTTCCAACAATAATTAGTGTCTCATACACATCTCTTAAAGCTGTTCCAAAATCATATAAACTAGCATCTCTTGCACTAGCTGCAACAGACTGGCAAACAATATATAAAGTAATGATTCCTTCAGCTGGGAAAGGTATTTTAGCAGGAGTAATACTAGCAATTGGAAGAGCTATTGGCGAGACAATAGCGGTTTTAATGGTTGGTGGGGGTTCACCTCTATTTATAAAGAATATATTCTCACCTATTAGAACACTAACAGTAAACATCGCAATAGACATGGGATACGCATCTGGAACCCACAAAGAAGCTTTATTCTCTACAGCCTTGGTCTTGCTATTATTAGTAATAATAATAAATTCAATTAAACATTTCATTTTATCCTCATCTAAAAGGCTAAAAATCAAGTGAATACAATTCAAATAAATAAATTGTTCAATAAAATTTCATTCTGCATAATCAAGTTCATTGCTTATTCTTTAATAACATTATTATTTTTTCTAATATCTTACATAGTATACAATTCACTATTCTTTACCAGTAAAAAACAAACACTATTTTTAGATGAAACAAAACATTTCCTACCATTCACATTAAAGAATAAAATAATTAAGATTGCCTTTATTATTAATAAGAGCATAAAAGCAGAAGAAATTACTACTCAAGATATCTATAATATATACAACAACAAAATTTCACATTGGGGAAGCATATCAGATCAAAGTATTGACATAATCCCACTTGCAAATTCACAATCAAATCTGGCAAGTAAAGTCATATTGCAAACTTTTACTAATGACAATAAATTTAACAACAGGTATATAAAGATTATAGAATCTAATGAAGAGACGATAGAAACTGTCAACAAAACAACAGGTGCTATTGGTTACTTAACAAAAGAAGATCTTGAAAAATTAGATTTTAAAAAATATCCAAACATTAAATCCCTAAAAATTAAATCCATGTCTATTTTAATAGGGAAAAAAACACTACAAAAAAGTGAAAATGAAATTATTAACATACTAAGCCTTAATCAGATTCAAAAGTTACTCATAGGAAAGATGGATTGGAATGACTTAATATATAAAAATATTAAACCAAATATCATAAAATACTCAAGTTATGATCAAAATGCAATAAAAGCAGTAGAAGAAAATGAAGGCACAATTGCAGTCGTACCTTGGCATTCTTTCTATAAAAGTGATGCACCCTTTCTCAAATTATATTATATGAAAAAAAGCATGCCTTTAAACTTAAACTTCATATTATCTACTCCAAGAAATTCTGGCAAATATGGAGGTATTTCTTATTTAATCTTAAACACATTCTATGTCATACTATTAACAGCAATAATCTCAATTTCAACAGGAATTGGTACAGGAATAATGCTTGCAGAATACACTTCAAATAAAGTACTCTATAAAACAGTATCTATGAGTGTTGATATCTTATCATCAATTCCTGCTATTATTTTTGGACTCTTTGGACTTATCTTTTTTGTTCCAATTTTTGGCATGGGAATACTCTCAGGAGCAATAACAAGTTCTTTAATGATATTACCAATGATTGTTAAAACAACCGAAGAATCACTAAAGTCAATTCCTAAATCATACAAATACGCTTCATTTGCTCTTGGTGCCAATAAAACAGAAACTATAATTAAAATCCTACTACCCGCTTCTAGCCCAGGTATATTGACAGGAATAGTGCTTGCAATAGGACGTGCCCTTGGAGAAACCGCAGTACTCCTTTTTACAATGGGAACAAATTTAGGTCTTGCAAGTGCTTTAAATGAGCCTTCAAGAAGTTTAACTGTACATCTACTATTATTATTTCAAGAAGGATATTTAGACAAAGGTTTTGCAACAGCATCAATACTTATAATGATGATACTTTTAATAAATTTAACATCAAAATTTCTAATCAACAGACTATATAGGATCAAGTAAATGAGTCAAGACAAAGCAATTATTAAAACAGAAAATCTAAACTTATTTTATACAGATTTTAAAGCATTAAATAATATTAATATATCAATACTAAGAAATAGCATCACAGCTTTAATAGGTCCATCAGGTTGTGGAAAATCAACATTCCTTAGAACACTTAACAGAATGAATGATCTTGTTGAAGGCGTTAAAATAGAAGGAAAAGTTATATATGAAGGCAAAAGCATTTACTCAAATAACTTTGATGTTCTGGAACTTAGAAGAAAAATTGGAATGGTTTTTCAAACTCCTAACCCATTCTTAATGTCAGTTTATGACAATATAAGTTACGGACCTAAAATCCACGGAATTAAAGATAAAAAAAAGCTTGATGAGATAGTTGAAAAATCCCTAATAAAATCTGCACTATGGAATGAAGTAAAAGATAAACTTAACAGAAATGCCTTAAGTCTTTCAGGGGGACAACAACAAAGACTTTGTATTGCAAGAACTCTTGCGATTGAACCAAATGTAATATTAATGGATGAACCTACTTCTGCTCTTGATCCAATCTCAACAGGCAAAATTGAAGAATTAATAATAAATTTAAAAGAAAGTTATACAATCATAATTGTAACTCATAATATGCAACAAGCCGGCCGAATATCTGACAGGACTGCATTCTTTCTAAACGGCCAAATTGAAGAAGAAAGCCAAACAGATGAGTTATTCTTCAATCCTAAGAACACTAAGACCGAAGAATACATCACTGGTAAATTTGGATAATTAACCCAAAGAAACATCAAGGAACATCATTAAAGCAAACCCAATAACTCCAAATATGGTTGGGATCTTATTGTCAATATCTTTCCTTTTAGCTTCAGGTATTAATTGCTCAATTGAAACATAAATCATTGCTCCTGCAGAAAAAGATAAAGCAAAGGGTAAAATTCTAGTAAAAGTATAAACTGCATAAGCTCCTAACAATCCTCCAACAATTTCTACTAAACCTGACATCTGACCATAATTAAAACACTTCCATAAAGGAACATTACCTCGTCTTAAAGGCAAAGAAATAGCTGCACCTTCTGGCATATTTTGAATACCAATTCCTAATGTAAGAATCATAGCTCCAACTAAAGTATGAAGGTCAGGAGAAGAAGCCATAGCACCAAAAGCAACACCAACAGCAAGTCCTTCCGGAAAATTATGCAACGTAACAGCTGTAAAAAGCAAAAAGTCCTTCTTTCCATGCCTTGTTAAATCTTCATCAATAAATGCTAGTTTATCAAGATCTGGCACAAAGACATCTACTATATATATAAAAAATGCTCCTACAAGAAAACCAAAAACTGCCGGTATCCATGCAATATAACCAAGTCCTTCTGCCATCTCTATTGCTGGTTTAATAAGTGAAAAAAAACTAGCAGCAATCATAATTCCTGCTGAAAATCCAAGCATAGCATCCATTATTTTATTGTTTACCCTTCTGAAACAAAAAACGGCAGCCGCCCCAAAGGCTGTAGTAAACCAAGTAAAAGTAGAACCTAAAAATCCTAAAAAAATAGGATGTAGAGTCAATAAATAATCGCATAAATGTTTAAACATAAAGTATCCTCCAATACTCTTAAAAATATCCTTAAGTATTAATCAATCAAAATGGCCCTTATTCTTCTTACACCTGAGGATGAGGCTTGTTCCTTTTGTATCTTAAAAGTACCAAGCTCACCAGTATTCTTAACATGAGGACCACCACAAACTTCAATTGAAAAACCATCTATTTCATACACACTTACAATATCTTCATATTTCTCGCCAAATAAAGCCATTGCACCCTTAGCCAAAGCATCATCCAGATTCATTACAGATCGTTTTACAGATAACTTATTTTTTATCTGTAAATTAACCATATCTTCAACTTGTTTGATCTCATCATCCGTCATTTTATAAGGATGATTAAAATCAAATCTTAGTCTCTCAGCAGTAATATTGCTACCCTTCTGTCTTACATGCTCACCTAGGACTAATTGAAGTGCCTTATGAAGCAAATGAGTGGCTGTATGCAACTTAGTAGTCTCATACGTACAATCTGCAAGACCTCCTTTAAAGACCTTATCACCTCCCTTCTTAGAAACCTCTTGATGCTTTTTAAAATGCTCCTCAAAGCCGGCTTTATCTATGCTAAATCCATATTCAGTTGCAAGTTCTTCTGTTATCTCATAAGGAAAACCATAAGTATCATAAAGCTTAAAAGAAATATCACCAGGAATTGATTTTGATGATAATTGCTGAATTAATTTAATAAATTCTTGCTCACCATGCCGCAAAGTTTTAAAAAATTTCTCTTCCTCTACATTTAACTCGGCCTTAATAAAATCTTTCTTTTCTGTTAATTCCTTATAAAAGGATTTATAAATCTCTTCAACAGAATCAACAAGATCTGCTAAAACATAAGATTCCATCCCAAGTTTTTTGGCATATCTAATAGCTCTCCTAATTATTCTTCTTAAAACATATCCTTGCCCTATATTAGAAGGAAGGACTGCAAAATTATCAGCTAAAATAAAACAACTGGCTTTAATATGGTCAGCAATTATTCGAATAGATCTATCATCCTCTAAATTCTGTCCATAAATCTTGCCAGAAATTTTTTCGATCTTATCAATTATTGGTTTAAATGCATCCGTGTCATAAACTGAAGATTTTCCTTGCAAAAATGTAATTGTTCTCTCAATCCCCATGCCTGTATCCACACATTTTCGCTTTAGTTCTTCATAATTTCCATTCTCATCCCTTTTATATTGCATAAAAACATTATTCCAAATCTCAAAATATTTACCACAAGAACAGGTAATATCACATCTAACTGAACATTTCTCCTTACCTGTATCTACAAATATTTCAGTATCTGGCCCACAAGGGCCTGTATTCCCAACAGGCCCCCAAAAATTATGCTCTCTTGAGAGATAAAATATTCTATCTTTAGGAATTCCAAGACTTTCCCAAACATTAGCAGTCTCTGTATCCCTCGGAATACTCTCATCACCTTCAAAAACACTAACATAAAGTTTATCTTTCGAAATATTTAAGTAATTAGGTGAAGTTAAAAACTCAAAACTATACTTTACAGAAAGTTCTTTAAAATAAGCACCAAGGGACCAATTTCCAAGCATCTCAAAAAAAGTTAAATGACTAAGATCCCCCACTTCATCAATATCTCCTGTTCTTAAACATTTCTGAACATCAACTAACATATCTCCAGATGGATGCATTTCTCCAAGAAGATAAGGTACAAGAGGTTGCATGCCAGCTGTATTAAAAAGGACTGTAGAATCATTATCAGGAATTAAAGATTTGCCTGCAATTTCACAGTGTCCCTTACTTTTAAAAAAGTCTATATACTTTTTACGTAGTTCATCAAGTTTCACTAAACAAACTCCTCATTCTTTCTATATATCACTAACTCACCCTTTAGAGTCAACTCCTTAATATAATTAACAAAAGATGTAGTTATTGCCTTTATATCTCTCTTTCTTAACTTTTTCAAAAAAGATTCTTCTTCCAAGATAAGTTCTTTACGTCTTCTTGAAACATTGAAAAGAATCTTATCTCTAATTTCATCATTTTTATCTTTAATAATACTCGCAATATCTTTATCTGTAAATTCTCTTAAAATATTATGCATGTCATTATCTGTAATCCTAAGTATTACATTAATATCAAATATTTTTTCTTTAATCTCACTATCTTTAACGGGATTTAAAGCTTTCATGTCAATATTACTCAAAAGATTTTTTTCATCCTCAGAATCCATGTAGCTTAAAATATCAACCAGTATTTTAGAACCATCAAGTTTTTCTGTCTTAAGTTTACCCTGCATTTCAAATCTGCTCTTAAGTCTATCAGAAATAACCTCAACCATATCCATATTTATCTGTCTTGGCTTAGCAAGCTCTTTAATAAACTGCTTCTTAATATCCTTTTCAAACATAGAAAAAACATATTTTTTCTGGATTTTTGTTAAATAATTATATATTACCAAAAGTGTTTGAACATTTTCATCTCGAATTAAAGCCCAAAGTTGTTCATTCTCAATACCAGACAAATAATCAAAAGGCAAAAATGGATCATTTCCTGTAACTTTTTTATAAATCTCTTTCGCCTTTGCCTTACTTAAAGATTTATTCAATAACTCATAAGCAAACTTATCATCAATTTTTAAATATTTTTTTTCATTTCTTACTAATTCTTCAAATTCTTGAATAATTCGTTTTTTATCATCAGGAGTAATATACTTAATATTAGTAATTTCTCTAGTAATCGCAATTATATCAGCATCATCAAGCTCAGCCATAATTTCTGCTGATTTTTCAAGACCAATAGCTAAGAAATACTTTGCTATCTTTGATACCTTACTCTCTTTACGAATAAATCCTGGCTTCTCAACTCCTCTGTTAGTAGAACTTGATTTACTAGAAATCTCCCTACCCCCCCTCTTAACCAGATTGACCCAAGACTTAAGCAGAGAACCTTGTATCTCAGAATCTGACAACTCATCATGTAACTTGTCTTTTTCAATACTTTTAAAGGTCTTTACTCCCAAATTTTTTGCACTCTGATACTTGGAAAGCCTAGGATCCTGCATAAACCCCCTCAATATTTGTAAGAACTAATAAACGCGAGTGATCTTTAAAAATTTTAGCTGGACATTCCCTTAAAGAAATTCCTGAATTTAAAAAATTTTCTAAAGCACCTTTTTTTTCATCACCAATAAAGAGCAAAACAGCAGCCTTAGAAGCAAGTAAAGATTTAGGGGTTAAGCTAATTCGCTTACTTGGTAGCTTTGGTGAATCATACTCATATTGATATCCTTCCATTTCAGAAAACAAAAGTTTTTTCGAAGGAAAAAGAGAAGCAACATGCCCATCCTCACCAACAGACAAAATAATTAGATCTAATCTTGTGAACCTAGAATTGAATTCAACATTATAATTATAAATAGACGATGCCTCATCAAACTCACTGTAAATAAATGGATGCAAATTAGAACCACAAATTAAATTCTTTTCCACCATTTTAGAAAAAAATCCTTCACTTAAAAATCTAAAATTACTATAACTAGTATTTAGCTCAACACAACGCTCATCTACCAAAAAAAAATGAGACTTCTTAAGAGAATAATTTTGCTCATCAAAAACATTGAGAAAAGAAATAATATTGCGGCCACCGCAAACTCCAATACTAGTAAAATCATCTTGACTAATATTGTTTAAAAAAAAATCAAAAAACTTTTCCTTCAAATCACTCTCTTTATTAGAACACAAAAATTCCATCACTATTCCTTTCAATAAATTTAATCTAAATAATAAGAAACTGTTGTAACTACCCTTAATATCTTCTTTGAATAACGCTCATGTCTTGCTGAACTTCTATCAGATGGAAGAAACTCAAAGTATCCTTGATTTGCAGTCTTAATTTTTCCCAAAACAGCACCTGAATTTTGTGCAAACTCCAAAGCTGCCCACAATGCATTTTTAACAGAATCTGCTAG from Borrelia hermsii DAH includes these protein-coding regions:
- the efp gene encoding elongation factor P, which produces MGTIKSGEIEKGSFLLFKGMPHIVLEREFSKMGRGGAIVRLKLKNLKNKSVVKETLKGADTVEEIEVLEVSSQYLYRDSENLIFMDLETYDQFNVNLREVPNIEDKVLFFQEAEVYSLVKWDNEVIDLKLPPKVAFEVVAAEAAVKGDTVTNAMKNVTLHTGLVVKAPLFINVGDKILVNSETKEYAERVKE
- a CDS encoding flagellar motor switch protein FliG translates to MQDPRLSKYQSAKNLGVKTFKSIEKDKLHDELSDSEIQGSLLKSWVNLVKRGGREISSKSSSTNRGVEKPGFIRKESKVSKIAKYFLAIGLEKSAEIMAELDDADIIAITREITNIKYITPDDKKRIIQEFEELVRNEKKYLKIDDKFAYELLNKSLSKAKAKEIYKKVTGNDPFLPFDYLSGIENEQLWALIRDENVQTLLVIYNYLTKIQKKYVFSMFEKDIKKQFIKELAKPRQINMDMVEVISDRLKSRFEMQGKLKTEKLDGSKILVDILSYMDSEDEKNLLSNIDMKALNPVKDSEIKEKIFDINVILRITDNDMHNILREFTDKDIASIIKDKNDEIRDKILFNVSRRRKELILEEESFLKKLRKRDIKAITTSFVNYIKELTLKGELVIYRKNEEFV
- the pstB gene encoding phosphate ABC transporter ATP-binding protein PstB translates to MSQDKAIIKTENLNLFYTDFKALNNINISILRNSITALIGPSGCGKSTFLRTLNRMNDLVEGVKIEGKVIYEGKSIYSNNFDVLELRRKIGMVFQTPNPFLMSVYDNISYGPKIHGIKDKKKLDEIVEKSLIKSALWNEVKDKLNRNALSLSGGQQQRLCIARTLAIEPNVILMDEPTSALDPISTGKIEELIINLKESYTIIIVTHNMQQAGRISDRTAFFLNGQIEEESQTDELFFNPKNTKTEEYITGKFG
- the pstC gene encoding phosphate ABC transporter permease subunit PstC, whose protein sequence is MKLTLNTKRNTVRLAFNCFIFISTTISTLTILLLILFIIKNGLAPFLHNRIKILNFLFSTNWDPTSKLQKSYGILSFIINSALTTFFSVLIALPIGLGFAIYLSERTKGIYQKTLQTIIELLAGIPSVVYGFFGSTFIATLVKNTFRREDNLGHNLITSVIVLSIMILPTIISVSYTSLKAVPKSYKLASLALAATDWQTIYKVMIPSAGKGILAGVILAIGRAIGETIAVLMVGGGSPLFIKNIFSPIRTLTVNIAIDMGYASGTHKEALFSTALVLLLLVIIINSIKHFILSSSKRLKIK
- a CDS encoding ZIP family metal transporter, whose product is MFKHLCDYLLTLHPIFLGFLGSTFTWFTTAFGAAAVFCFRRVNNKIMDAMLGFSAGIMIAASFFSLIKPAIEMAEGLGYIAWIPAVFGFLVGAFFIYIVDVFVPDLDKLAFIDEDLTRHGKKDFLLFTAVTLHNFPEGLAVGVAFGAMASSPDLHTLVGAMILTLGIGIQNMPEGAAISLPLRRGNVPLWKCFNYGQMSGLVEIVGGLLGAYAVYTFTRILPFALSFSAGAMIYVSIEQLIPEAKRKDIDNKIPTIFGVIGFALMMFLDVSLG
- the pstA gene encoding phosphate ABC transporter permease PstA, with protein sequence MNTIQINKLFNKISFCIIKFIAYSLITLLFFLISYIVYNSLFFTSKKQTLFLDETKHFLPFTLKNKIIKIAFIINKSIKAEEITTQDIYNIYNNKISHWGSISDQSIDIIPLANSQSNLASKVILQTFTNDNKFNNRYIKIIESNEETIETVNKTTGAIGYLTKEDLEKLDFKKYPNIKSLKIKSMSILIGKKTLQKSENEIINILSLNQIQKLLIGKMDWNDLIYKNIKPNIIKYSSYDQNAIKAVEENEGTIAVVPWHSFYKSDAPFLKLYYMKKSMPLNLNFILSTPRNSGKYGGISYLILNTFYVILLTAIISISTGIGTGIMLAEYTSNKVLYKTVSMSVDILSSIPAIIFGLFGLIFFVPIFGMGILSGAITSSLMILPMIVKTTEESLKSIPKSYKYASFALGANKTETIIKILLPASSPGILTGIVLAIGRALGETAVLLFTMGTNLGLASALNEPSRSLTVHLLLLFQEGYLDKGFATASILIMMILLINLTSKFLINRLYRIK
- a CDS encoding alanine--tRNA ligase — its product is MKLDELRKKYIDFFKSKGHCEIAGKSLIPDNDSTVLFNTAGMQPLVPYLLGEMHPSGDMLVDVQKCLRTGDIDEVGDLSHLTFFEMLGNWSLGAYFKELSVKYSFEFLTSPNYLNISKDKLYVSVFEGDESIPRDTETANVWESLGIPKDRIFYLSREHNFWGPVGNTGPCGPDTEIFVDTGKEKCSVRCDITCSCGKYFEIWNNVFMQYKRDENGNYEELKRKCVDTGMGIERTITFLQGKSSVYDTDAFKPIIDKIEKISGKIYGQNLEDDRSIRIIADHIKASCFILADNFAVLPSNIGQGYVLRRIIRRAIRYAKKLGMESYVLADLVDSVEEIYKSFYKELTEKKDFIKAELNVEEEKFFKTLRHGEQEFIKLIQQLSSKSIPGDISFKLYDTYGFPYEITEELATEYGFSIDKAGFEEHFKKHQEVSKKGGDKVFKGGLADCTYETTKLHTATHLLHKALQLVLGEHVRQKGSNITAERLRFDFNHPYKMTDDEIKQVEDMVNLQIKNKLSVKRSVMNLDDALAKGAMALFGEKYEDIVSVYEIDGFSIEVCGGPHVKNTGELGTFKIQKEQASSSGVRRIRAILID
- a CDS encoding 6-phosphogluconolactonase, which codes for MEFLCSNKESDLKEKFFDFFLNNISQDDFTSIGVCGGRNIISFLNVFDEQNYSLKKSHFFLVDERCVELNTSYSNFRFLSEGFFSKMVEKNLICGSNLHPFIYSEFDEASSIYNYNVEFNSRFTRLDLIILSVGEDGHVASLFPSKKLLFSEMEGYQYEYDSPKLPSKRISLTPKSLLASKAAVLLFIGDEKKGALENFLNSGISLRECPAKIFKDHSRLLVLTNIEGVYAGS
- a CDS encoding substrate-binding domain-containing protein, which encodes MQAIKILFAISLAFLFINCTNKGKENVIAIGGSTSTTSIMDEMILRYQKINDQIKVTYDAQGSSVGIKGLFDGIYKMAISSRNATEEEIAQGAKITVIAYDALIFITSPDVKITNIAEEDLVKILNGSIRNWKQVGGPDAKINFINRDSSSGSYSSITELVLEKILKNPEEAQFRKDSIVVKSNGESIEKISLTPHSIGYISFGYARGAIEKGLHTLSINSIYPTKETIIKDKYNIKRRLIAITSSISENQNTLDFINFMLSPNGQDIVEEQGFIKVHTTENN